One region of Culex pipiens pallens isolate TS chromosome 2, TS_CPP_V2, whole genome shotgun sequence genomic DNA includes:
- the LOC120422201 gene encoding LOW QUALITY PROTEIN: uncharacterized protein LOC120422201 (The sequence of the model RefSeq protein was modified relative to this genomic sequence to represent the inferred CDS: substituted 1 base at 1 genomic stop codon), translating into MYRQLPLSPNFPSLSVTPPKMTGSTKRQIALLILILGGLFGDNLRGLSVSDWWEKAGFYQIYPRSFKDSDGDGVGDLKGITEKLEYIKSLGMKAFWLSPIYKSPMADFGYDISSFVEIQPEYGTMTDFENKELGLKVILDFVPNHSSDEHEWFVKSESREVGYEDFYVWHDGIVGSNGQRSPPNNWNEAFRGSAWQWSATRQQFYLHQFHRKQPDLNYRNSAVVEAMKNVLRFWLGKGVDGFRVDAVSNLFEDQQLRDEPPSGESLDDPLRPQYLDHIYTQDQPETVNMVYQWREVMDAYQKQHGGETRVLMTEAWSALSVIKTYFHDSDGRLGSQMPFNFQFILHLNQNSNAADFKTVIESWLDTVPVGHAPNWVLGNHDVRRVASRMGGEHMADIMEMVELSLPGVSITYQGEELGMTDTELSWTDTKDPSACQTDEYVYQQYTRDPARTPFQWDATSNAGFTTASKPWLPINPNYATTNVDSEQQADNSHLKVFKELVKLRDEDDFHSFQYGTAALGQSTFAIIRTTNSRTYFTLVNLANAQDTVNVAELFSRFNTTKSFDTAIVRVASVSSKRTAKESVTLSSIQLDPYEGLVVQIMMEFRKFSLKIILISLLASDTSSEGLRELHVSDWWEKAGFYQIYPRSFKDSDGDGIGDLNGITAKLPYLKDIGVKAFWLSPIFTSPMVDFGYDISDFVDIQPEYGTMTDFENLVQEAKRLGLRIILDFVPNHSSDEHEWFGKSENREPGYEDFYVWNDGLLENDGTRSPPNNWNEDFGGSAWQWSEKRQQFYLHQFHRKQPDLNYRNPAVVVAMKNVLRFWLGKGVDGFRVDAVPWLFEDEQLRDEPPSGLSPDNPLRPEYLNRIYTRDLPEAVDMVYQWREVMDEYRKNHGGDTRVLMTEAWSDLPIVATYFNDSNGRLGSQMPFNFQLILHLDKTSKATDFKTVIDSWLDTVPVGHAPNWVIGNHDRRRVASRMGGDHMADIMAMVELSMPGVSVTYQGDELGMVDTEVSWEETKDPNACQSNENVYQQYSRDPERKDXWDATTNAGFTTASKPWLPVNPNYVTINVEAEQQSAKSHLKVFEELMKLRDEDDFHSNRYGTAVLGTNTFVILRAGDGATYYTLVNLANAQDTVNVAEIFTKFSTTKSFDTAVVRVASVSSKRTAKESVTLSSIQLDPYEALVIQSGAKISTSMITLIVLALTALFQYR; encoded by the exons ATGTACCGGCAGCTACCGCTGAGCCCAAATTTCCCATCACTGTCAGTCACGCCCCCCAAGATGACCGGAAGTACTAAACGACAAATTGCTCTGCTGATACTGATTCTTGGTGGATTGTTTGGCGATAACCTGCGCGGGCTTAGCGTTAGCGATTGGTGGGAAAAGGCCGGCTTCTACCAGATTTATCCGCGCTCGTTCAAAGACAGCGACGGTGATGGGGTTGGTGATCTGAAGGGAATTACGGAAAAGCTGGAGTACATCAAGTCGCTTGGGATGAAAGCGTTTTGGCTGTCGCCGATCTACAAGAGTCCGATGGCGGACTTTGGGTATGACATCTCGAGTTTTGTGGAGATCCAGCCGGAGTACGGGACGATGACGGATTTTGAGAATAAGGAGTTGGGATTGAAGGTGATTCTGGACTTTGTGCCGAATCACTCGAGCGATGAGCATGAGTGGTTCGTGAAGAGTGAGAGTCGTGAGGTTGGGTATGAGGACTTTTACGTGTGGCATGACGGTATTGTTGGTAGTAATGGGCAGAGATCGCCACCGAATAATTGG AATGAAGCATTCCGAGGAAGTGCCTGGCAGTGGAGTGCGACACGGCAGCAGTTCTACCTGCATCAGTTCCACCGGAAGCAACCGGATCTGAACTATCGCAATTCGGCTGTCGTGGAGGCGATGAAGAACGTGTTGAGATTCTGGCTTGGCAAGGGCGTTGATGGATTCCGGGTAGATGCCGTTTCGAATCTGTTTGAAGATCAACAGCTGCGAGATGAGCCACCGTCCGGAGAATCTTTGGACGATCCGTTACGACCGCAATACCTGGACCACATCTACACGCAGGATCAACCGGAAACTGTTAATATGGTGTACCAATGGCGAGAGGTGATGGATGCGTATCAAAAGCAGCATGGTGGTGAAACTCGAGTATTGATGACTGAGGCTTGGTCAGCTCTGTCAGTTATTAAAACGTACTTCCACGATTCCGATGGACGGTTGGGATCCCAAATGCCGTTCAACTTTCAATTTATTCTTCACTTGAATCAGAACTCGAATGCTGCTGATTTTAAGACGGTGATTGAGTCGTGGCTGGATACGGTTCCCGTAGGACATGCACCCAACTGGGTG CTAGGGAATCACGACGTTCGTCGCGTGGCCTCACGTATGGGAGGAGAACACATGGCGGACATCATGGAGATGGTCGAGCTGTCCCTGCCGGGGGTTTCCATCACCTATCAGGGAGAAGAACTGGGCATGACCGATACCGAGCTTAGCTGGACCGACACCAAGGATCCGTCCGCATGTCAAACCGATGAATACGTCTATCAACAGTACACCCGTGATCCCGCAAGAACTCCATTCCAGTGGGATGCCACGTCAAATGCTGGATTTACAACAGCAAGCAAACCGTGGCTTCCGATTAACCCCAACTATGCGACGACCAACGTAGATTCGGAGCAGCAAGCGGACAATAGCCACCTCAAAGTGTTTAAAGAGTTGGTAAAACTTCGCGACGAAGATGATTTTCACAGTTTTCAATACGGGACAGCTGCGCTGGGCCAGAGCACATTTGCTATCATCCGAACCACAAACAGCAGGACATACTTTACGTTGGTCAATCTGGCGAATGCTCAGGACACGGTCAATGTCGCTGAACTGTTCAGCAGGTTCAATACTACCAAATCGTTCGATACTGCAATCGTTAGGGTGGCAAGTGTTTCCTCAAAGAGGACCGCTAAGGAATCGGTTACGTTGAGTTCGATTCAGCTGGATCCGTATGAAGGGCTTGTAGTGCAAA TAATGATGGAGTTCAGGAAATTTAGTCTTAAAATCATTCTGATATCACTTCTTGCTAGTGATACCTCATCCGAAGGCCTCCGAGAGCTTCACGTCAGCGATTGGTGGGAGAAGGCCGGCTTCTACCAGATCTACCCGCGTTCCTTCAAGGACAGCGATGGAGACGGTATCGGGGATCTGAACGGCATCACCGCAAAGCTACCCTACCTCAAGGACATTGGAGTGAAGGCGTTCTGGCTGTCGCCCATCTTCACGAGTCCGATGGTGGACTTTGGCTACGACATTTCCGATTTTGTGGACATTCAACCGGAGTACGGAACGATGACGGACTTTGAGAATCTGGTGCAGGAGGCGAAACGGCTGGGGTTGCGGATCATTCTGGACTTTGTGCCGAATCACTCGAGCGATGAGCACGAATGGTTTGGCAAGAGTGAGAATCGAGAGCCGGGGTATGAGGACTTTTACGTGTGGAACGATGGCCTGTTGGAGAACGATGGGACGCGATCGCCACCGAACAATTGG aaTGAAGACTTTGGTGGTAGTGCATGGCAATGGAGTGAGAAACGGCAACAGTTCTACTTGCATCAGTTCCACCGGAAGCAACCGGATCTGAACTACCGCAATCCGGCTGTGGTGGTAGCAATGAAGAACGTGTTGAGATTTTGGCTCGGCAAGGGCGTTGACGGATTCCGAGTTGATGCCGTGCCATGGCTGTTTGAGGATGAGCAGCTACGAGATGAACCTCCATCGGGACTATCACCCGACAATCCGTTACGACCGGAATACCTTAACCGTATCTACACGAGGGATCTACCGGAAGCGGTTGATATGGTGTACCAGTGGCGCGAAGTGATGGATGAATATCGGAAGAATCACGGTGGTGACACACGGGTATTGATGACCGAAGCATGGTCTGATCTACCGATCGTAGCAACGTACTTCAACGACTCCAACGGACGCTTGGGATCCCAAATGCCGTTCAACTTTCAACTGATTCTTCACCTGGATAAAACTTCGAAAGCCACCGACTTCAAGACGGTGATCGACTCGTGGCTGGACACGGTCCCCGTTGGACATGCTCCTAACTGGGTCATCGGAAACCACGATCGAAGACGTGTTGCGTCCAGAATGGGTGGTGATCATATGGCGGACATCATGGCGATGGTCGAACTTTCCATGCCGGGTGTTTCTGTTACGTACCAGGGCGATGAGCTCGGTATGGTCGATACCGAGGTCAGCTGGGAAGAAACCAAAGATCCGAACGCTTGTCAATCCAACGAGAATGTCTACCAACAGTATTCCCGCGATCCAGAGCGTAAGGACTAGTGGGATGCTACGACGAACGCTGGCTTCACGACCGCTAGCAAGCCGTGGCTTCCGGTGAATCCGAACTATGTTACGATCAACGTAGAAGCAGAACAGCAGTCGGCCAAAAGTCACCTGAAGGTGTTCGAAGAGTTGATGAAGTTGCGAGATGAAGATGATTTTCATAGCAACAGGTACGGGACAGCCGTTCTGGGAACGAATACGTTCGTGATTCTACGTGCTGGAGATGGCGCAACATACTACACGTTGGTCAATTTGGCGAATGCCCAAGACACGGTCAATGTCGCTGAAATCTTCACCAAATTCAGCACTACCAAATCGTTCGATACTGCAGTCGTTAGGGTGGCTAGTGTTTCCTCAAAGAGGACCGCTAAGGAATCGGTAACGCTGAGTTCGATTCAACTGGATCCGTATGAAGCACTGGTAATACAAAGTGGAGCGAAAATCTCCACGAGTATGATTACGTTGATAGTGCTGGCATTGACTGCGCTCTTCCAGTATCGTTGA
- the LOC120422199 gene encoding maltase A1-like: MLLGKLLVLCILAVCEARMPLGVREALLALKRNPPANNEWWKTATFYQIYPRSFKDSNGDGIGDLRGIIEKLPYLRELGVQGFWMSPIFKSPMADFGYDISDYYDIQPEYGTMADFDALVAEAKQLGLKVILDFVPNHSSDENEWFRKSENREAGFEDFYVWHPGKPNPADPSKPLPPNNWVSFFRGSAWQWSDKRKEFYLHQFSVKQPDLNYRNPRVVDQMKDVMRFWLKRGVDGYRIDAVPTLFEIEPDASGNYLDEPLSGNTNDPDDPGYTIHIYTQDRNETLDMVYQWRAVLDEFQKDNGGDARVMMTESYSRIDIVMKYYGNGTVLGSHIPFNFRFITDLGKDSSAMDIDNTIKYWMSNMPTGQVANWVMGNHDQHRVASRFGETKIDLLNMVLMSLPGVAITYNGEEIGMTDVWISYNDTVDPAACNAGPDKYQYTTRDPERTPFQWDDSKDAGFSTANHTWLPMSPSYREVNVKVQQEVDGNSHLKVYKRLGYLRRNLAWMKGTLKTAVSGDVLVIFRELKGYDSMVTLANNGGGQQTVDISKMGYLPLEKFGVYRAVSVNSIHQEGEPVAVGRIVLDPFESVVISAKSNYFYYEVLNSRPNDGK, translated from the exons ATGTTACTCGGGAAGTTACTAGTTTTGTGCATTTTAGCAGTATGTGAAGCTCGGATGCCACTCGGCGTCCGGGAGGCTCTGCTGGCGCTGAAACGGAACCCTCCGGCCAACAACGAGTGGTGGAAGACGGCCACCTTCTACCAGATCTATCCGCGTTCCTTCAAGGATAGCAACGGCGATGGCATCGGTGATCTGCGCGGGATCATCGAGAAGCTGCCCTACCTCAGGGAGCTCGGAGTTCAGGGCTTCTGGATGTCGCCGATCTTCAAGTCCCCAATGGCGGACTTTGGATACGACATCTCGGATTACTACGACATTCAGCCGGAGTACGGCACGATGGCCGATTTCGATGCGCTCGTGGCGGAAGCCAAGCAGCTGGGACTGAAGGTGATCCTGGACTTTGTACCGAACCATTCGAGCGACGAGAACGAGTGGTTCAGGAAGTCGGAGAATCGCGAGGCAGGATTTGAGGACTTTTACGTGTGGCATCCGGGCAAGCCGAACCCGGCGGACCCGTCTAAACCTTTACCACCAAACAACTGGGTCAGCTTCTTCCGAGGATCTGCCTGGCAGTGGAGTGACAAGCGCAAAGAGTTCTACCTGCATCAGTTTTCGGTGAAGCAACCCGACTTGAACTATCGCAATCCGCGGGTCGTCGACCAGATGAAGGACGTCATGCGGTTCTGGTTGAAGCGAGGTGTGGACGGATACAGGATCGATGCCGTGCCAACGCTGTTTGAGATTGAGCCCGACGCAAGTGGGAACTACCTGGATGAACCGCTGAGTGGGAACACGAATGATCCGGACGACCCAGGTTACACAATCCACATCTACACCCAGGATCGCAATGAAACGCTTGACATGGTGTACCAGTGGCGTGCGGTGTTGGATGAGTTTCAGAAGGACAACGGCGGGGACGCGAGGGTTATGATGACGGAGTCGTACTCGAGGATCGACATCGTGATGAAGTATTACGGCAATGGGACGGTGCTGGGATCGCACATTCCGTTCAACTTTCGGTTCATAACGGACCTGGGAAAGGATTCGTCGGCGATGGACATTGATAACACGATCAAGTACTGGATGAGCAACATGCCAACCGGGCAGGTGGCGAATTGGGTG ATGGGCAACCACGACCAGCACCGCGTGGCCTCAAGATTCGGAGAAACCAAAATCGACCTCCTCAACATGGTCCTGATGTCCCTGCCAGGCGTTGCCATCACCTACAAT GGCGAAGAAATCGGCATGACGGACGTGTGGATCTCGTACAACGACACGGTCGATCCGGCCGCTTGCAACGCCGGTCCGGACAAGTACCAGTACACGACGCGTGATCCGGAGCGGACTCCGTTTCAGTGGGACGATAGTAAGGACGCTGGGTTCTCAACGGCTAACCACACCTGGCTGCCAATGTCGCCGAGCTATCGGGAggtcaacgtgaaggttcagcaagaGGTCGATGGGAATAGCCACTTGAAGGTTTACAAGCGGTTGGGTTATTTGCGGAGGAATTTGGCCTGGATGAAGGGAACGCTGAAGACTGCGGTTAGTGGGGACGTTTTGGTGATCTTCAGGGAGTTGAAGGGTTATGACTCGATGGTCACATTGGCGAACAATGGGGGAGGTCAGCAGACGGTGGACATCTCCAAGATGGGTTACTTGCCGCTGGAGAAGTTTGGGGTTTACCGAGCGGTTTCGGTGAATTCTATCCACCAGGAAGGTGAACCTGTAGCTGTTGGTAGAATTGTACTGGATCCATTCGAGTCGGTTGTTATCAGTGCCAAAAGTAACTATTTCTACTATGAAGTGCTCAACTCTCGACCCAATGATGGCAAATAA
- the LOC120422200 gene encoding maltase A1-like: MLTIYLTLTSLLLVAAIRLKSEQPTKDWWERAGFYQVYPRSFKDSNGDGIGDLNGITEKLSYLKGIGMRGFWLSPMYKSPMADFGYDISDFRDIQDEYGTMDDFRNQIAEAKRLGLKVILDYVPNHSSDKHEWFIKSVNREPGYEDYYVWRDGKPNPDGSGRPLVPNNWLSGMRGSAWEWNEQRQQYYYHLFTAQQPDLNFRNPTVVQEMKDVLSFWLDVGVDGFRIDSVGCMFEVPADANGDFPDEPLSGTTEDQEDFAYLNHIHTIDRPENVEMVYEWRQLLEDYQKKHGGDTRILMTESWSGLDIIKPYFRNIRGVEGAQMPFNFRLITELTADSSAYDFKNVIDSWMAIVDDQHSANWVLGNHDRGRVATRLGIERADGIAMIELTLPGVSVTYQGEEIAMIDVDISWEQTVDPLGCNEGRENYAAKSRDPVRTPFQWDDSNLAGFTSGKTTWLPVGPNYKTTNVKVQEADPKSHLNVFKSLMVLRDSDTFLYGDWSTIAANEQVFIIVRDLKSSDTYLTVVNLGSSVQTLNLNNLVKDLPKTLYYRVVSGGSAHTVGYPVQTSAVTLQAYEAFVLRARRSEDRKMRGEICERWLS, from the exons ATGTTAACGATCTACCTCACCCTAACCTCCCTCCTACTCGTCGCGGCGATCCGGCTGAAATCCGAACAACCGACCAAGGATTGGTGGGAACGGGCCGGATTCTACCAGGTCTACCCGCGTTCCTTCAAGGACAGCAATGGCGACGGAATTGGCGATCTGAACGGAATCACCGAAAAGCTGTCCTACCTCAAGGGCATCGGAATGCGCGGCTTTTGGCTCTCGCCCATGTACAAGAGTCCGATGGCCGATTTTGGCTACGACATCTCGGACTTTCGGGACATCCAGGACGAGTACGGCACGATGGACGATTTTAGGAACCAGATTGCCGAGGCGAAGCGGTTGGGGCTGAAGGTGATTTTGGACTACGTTCCGAATCACTCGAGTGATAAGCACGAGTGGTTCATCAAGTCGGTGAATCGAGAACCGGGCTATGAGGACTATTACGTGTGGCGGGACGGAAAGCCGAATCCGGATGGGTCGGGCAGGCCGCTGGTGCCGAATAATTGG CTTTCCGGAATGCGTGGCAGCGCCTGGGAGTGGAACGAGCAACGTCAACAGTATTACTACCACCTTTTCACGGCCCAACAACCGGACCTGAACTTCCGCAACCCAACGGTGGTGCAAGAAATGAAGGACGTGCTGAGCTTCTGGCTGGACGTCGGCGTCGACGGCTTCCGGATCGACTCGGTCGGGTGCATGTTCGAGGTTCCGGCGGACGCGAATGGCGACTTTCCGGACGAACCGTTGAGCGGGACTACCGAGGACCAGGAGGACTTTGCCTATTTGAACCATATCCATACGATTGACCGTCCGGAGAATGTGGAGATGGTTTACGAGTGGAGACAGTTGCTGGAGGACTATCAAAAGAAACATGGGGGTGATACACGGATTTTGATGACCGAGTCGTGGTCGGGACTGGACATTATCAAGCCTTACTTTCGGAACATTCGGGGAGTTGAGGGCGCCCAAATGCCGTTCAATTTCCGGTTGATCACGGAGCTGACCGCGGACTCGAGTGCGTACGATTTTAAGAACGTGATCGATTCCTGGATGGCCATCGTGGACGACCAGCATTCGGCCAACTGGGTCCTCGGAAATCACGACCGTGGCCGGGTTGCAACCCGGCTGGGCATCGAACGGGCCGATGGCATAGCCATGATCGAGCTGACCCTGCCGGGAGTTAGCGTAACGTACCAGGGTGAAGAGATCGCCATGATCGACGTGGACATTTCGTGGGAGCAAACCGTCGATCCACTTGGGTGTAACGAAGGGAGGGAAAATTACGCCGCCAAATCGCGCGATCCGGTGCGGACTCCGTTCCAGTGGGACGATAGCAACTTGGCGGGATTTACCAGCGGGAAGACCACGTGGCTTCCGGTTGGACCGAACTATAAAACCACAAACGTCAAGGTGCAGGAAGCGGACCCGAAGAGTCATTTGAACGTGTTCAAGTCGCTGATGGTGTTGCGAGACAGCGATACATTTTTGTACGGCGATTGGAGCACGATCGCGGCTAACGAGCAGGTTTTCATTATTGTACGCGATTTGAAGAGTTCGGACACCTACCTCACCGTTGTGAACCTGGGAAGTTCCGTCCAAACACTGAATTTAAACAATCTTGTGAAGGATCTGCCAAAAACGCTGTACTACAGAGTGGTTAGTGGAGGTTCAGCGCATACAGTCGG ATACCCTGTCCAAACGAGTGCGGTTACTCTGCAGGCTTACGAAGCCTTCGTTCTACGAGCGAGACGCTCGGAGGATCGCAAGATGAGGGGCGAAATCTGCGAGAGGTGGCTTTCGTAA
- the LOC120422236 gene encoding COP9 signalosome complex subunit 7 isoform X2, protein MTPDLNLVDGEGAGQQQQFSAHNPIEQYVLLSKSAKGLACLELIKQVLEAPGVHVFGELLAMPNIAELQTGPNAGYYNTLNLFAYGTYRQYLENQAQLIPLTPVMRKKLQHLTIVSLAIKTKCIPYKELLHEMDIKNVRDLEDLIIEAIYADIIHGKLDQKNKQLEVDYAIGRDIRKGNVSEIVETLQEWCDSCETILACLENQIHRANTEKQKRLKHKECIETEIANLKKLIKVQAGNDSDEAMATDSGREMSAGGNPEIRKKPTKSKSLKASDK, encoded by the exons ATGACTCCCGATCTGAATCTCGTCGACGGGGAGGGtgccggccagcagcagcagttttcCGCCCACAATCCGATCGAGCAGTACGTTCTGCTATCGAAGAGTGCCAAGGGGCTGGCCTGTCTGGAGCTGATCAAACAGGTCCTGGAGGCGCCGGGAGTTCACGTGTTCGGGGAGCTGCTGGCCATGCCGAACATTGCCGAG CTTCAGACTGGTCCGAATGCCGGATATTACAACACGCTCAATCTGTTTGCGTACGGAACGTACCGGCAGTATCTGGAGAACCAGGCCCAGCTGATTCCGCTGACGCCGGTGATGCGCAAGAAGCTGCAGCACCTGACCATTGTTTCGTTGGCCATCAAAACCAAGTGCATTCCGTACAAGGAACTGCTGCACGAGATGGACATTAAGAACGTGCGCGACCTGGAGGATCTGATCATCGAGGCCATCTACGCGGACATTATCCACGGCAAGCTGGACCAGAAGAACAAGCAGCTGGAGGTGGACTACGCGATTGGGCGCGACATCCGGAAAGGGAACGTCAGCGAGATTGTAGAAACGCTGCAGGAGTGGTGCGACTCGTGCGAGACGATTCTGGCCTGTCTGGAGAACCAGATTCATCGGGCCAACACCGAGAAGCAGAAGCGGCTGAAGCACAAGGAGTGCATCGAGACTGAG ATCGCCAACCTGAAAAAGCTGATCAAGGTGCAGGCCGGCAACGATTCGGACGAGGCGATGGCCACCGACTCGGGCCGCGAGATGTCCGCCGGCGGCAATCCGGAGATCCGCAAGAAGCCGACCAAGTCGAAAAGCTTGAAAGCTAGCG ATAAATGA
- the LOC120422236 gene encoding COP9 signalosome complex subunit 7 isoform X1 — translation MTPDLNLVDGEGAGQQQQFSAHNPIEQYVLLSKSAKGLACLELIKQVLEAPGVHVFGELLAMPNIAELQTGPNAGYYNTLNLFAYGTYRQYLENQAQLIPLTPVMRKKLQHLTIVSLAIKTKCIPYKELLHEMDIKNVRDLEDLIIEAIYADIIHGKLDQKNKQLEVDYAIGRDIRKGNVSEIVETLQEWCDSCETILACLENQIHRANTEKQKRLKHKECIETEIANLKKLIKVQAGNDSDEAMATDSGREMSAGGNPEIRKKPTKSKSLKASGSAGMVSRKMP, via the exons ATGACTCCCGATCTGAATCTCGTCGACGGGGAGGGtgccggccagcagcagcagttttcCGCCCACAATCCGATCGAGCAGTACGTTCTGCTATCGAAGAGTGCCAAGGGGCTGGCCTGTCTGGAGCTGATCAAACAGGTCCTGGAGGCGCCGGGAGTTCACGTGTTCGGGGAGCTGCTGGCCATGCCGAACATTGCCGAG CTTCAGACTGGTCCGAATGCCGGATATTACAACACGCTCAATCTGTTTGCGTACGGAACGTACCGGCAGTATCTGGAGAACCAGGCCCAGCTGATTCCGCTGACGCCGGTGATGCGCAAGAAGCTGCAGCACCTGACCATTGTTTCGTTGGCCATCAAAACCAAGTGCATTCCGTACAAGGAACTGCTGCACGAGATGGACATTAAGAACGTGCGCGACCTGGAGGATCTGATCATCGAGGCCATCTACGCGGACATTATCCACGGCAAGCTGGACCAGAAGAACAAGCAGCTGGAGGTGGACTACGCGATTGGGCGCGACATCCGGAAAGGGAACGTCAGCGAGATTGTAGAAACGCTGCAGGAGTGGTGCGACTCGTGCGAGACGATTCTGGCCTGTCTGGAGAACCAGATTCATCGGGCCAACACCGAGAAGCAGAAGCGGCTGAAGCACAAGGAGTGCATCGAGACTGAG ATCGCCAACCTGAAAAAGCTGATCAAGGTGCAGGCCGGCAACGATTCGGACGAGGCGATGGCCACCGACTCGGGCCGCGAGATGTCCGCCGGCGGCAATCCGGAGATCCGCAAGAAGCCGACCAAGTCGAAAAGCTTGAAAGCTAGCG GTTCGGCCGGAATGGTCTCCAGAAAGATGCCCTGA
- the LOC120422214 gene encoding DNA-directed RNA polymerases I, II, and III subunit RPABC3: protein MSGILFEDIFNVKDMDPEGKKFDRSSRLHCESESFKMDLILDINSWLYPMELGDKFRLVLATTLHEDGTPASMEYNAAEIEGSRADSFEYVMFGKVYRIEGDDAQTESANRLSAYVSFGGLLMRLQGDANNLHGFEIDQHMYLLMKKLAF from the exons ATGTCCGGAATCCTGTTCGAGGACATCTTCAACGTGAAGGACATGGACCCGGAGGGCAAAAAGTTCGACCGAAGCAGCCGGCTGCACTGCGAGTCCGAGTCGTTCAAAATGGACCTCATCCTGGACATCAACTCGTGGCTCTACCCGATGGAGCTCGGGGACAAGTTCCGGCTGGTGCTGGCCACGACCCTGCACGAGGACGGAACACCCG CCAGTATGGAGTACAACGCGGCCGAAATCGAGGGCTCCCGGGCGGACAGTTTCGAGTACGTCATGTTCGGCAAGGTGTACCGGATCGAGGGCGATGACGCGCAAACGGAATCGGCCAACCGACTGTCGGCGTACGTGTCCTTTGGTGGGCTGTTGATGCGACTGCAGGGCGATGCGAACAATTTGCACGGGTTCGAAATCGATCAGCACATGTATCTGCTGATGAAGAAGCTGGCGTTTTag